The Kitasatospora setae KM-6054 genome contains a region encoding:
- a CDS encoding SAM hydroxide adenosyltransferase: MTHRPVVALTDCADANAQARQAARIAALFGSTPDILPLSGPDPEGVAALTLLDLLRSVDLTGGPTHPLVVLVNIAPRDGHWPNGAPFCWFEYRGHLVVSSWNQRVLAPLAAHLGVTEVRLTDVREVVEAAAGQWAEFTAEQVEEIVRTQFRSLWYVPLLAHWLVAGHPVPGHPQALAAPPRAEQESPRIAVIDNFGNCKLDVPAAELPGYAEGGTIAVRSRRDDRTVPVRCYDRLPDVPYGEPGFTTGSSGVGFAELVVRGGSAAELFALRQGDRVLSRG, translated from the coding sequence ATGACCCACCGACCAGTCGTCGCCCTCACCGACTGCGCCGACGCCAACGCCCAGGCCCGCCAGGCCGCCCGGATCGCCGCGCTCTTCGGCAGCACTCCCGACATCCTCCCGCTCTCCGGACCGGACCCCGAGGGCGTCGCCGCGCTGACCCTGCTGGACCTGCTCCGGTCCGTCGACCTGACCGGCGGTCCCACCCACCCGCTGGTGGTGCTGGTCAACATCGCCCCGCGCGACGGCCACTGGCCGAACGGCGCGCCGTTCTGCTGGTTCGAGTACCGCGGCCACCTGGTGGTCTCCAGCTGGAACCAGCGGGTGCTGGCCCCGCTCGCCGCCCACCTCGGCGTCACCGAGGTGCGGCTCACGGACGTCCGCGAGGTGGTCGAGGCGGCCGCCGGGCAGTGGGCGGAGTTCACGGCGGAGCAGGTCGAGGAGATCGTCCGCACCCAGTTCCGCAGCCTGTGGTACGTGCCGCTGCTGGCGCACTGGCTGGTGGCCGGCCACCCGGTGCCCGGGCACCCGCAGGCGTTGGCGGCCCCGCCCCGCGCGGAGCAGGAGTCCCCGCGCATCGCGGTGATCGACAACTTCGGCAACTGCAAGCTGGACGTCCCCGCGGCCGAGCTGCCCGGCTACGCGGAGGGCGGCACGATCGCGGTGCGCAGCCGCCGCGACGACCGGACGGTCCCGGTACGGTGTTACGACCGGCTTCCCGATGTCCCTTACGGCGAACCGGGGTTCACCACCGGCAGCTCCGGCGTCGGCTTCGCCGAGCTGGTGGTGCGCGGCGGTTCGGCCGCCGAGTTGTTCGCGCTCCGCCAGGGCGACCGGGTACTGTCCCGGGGCTGA
- a CDS encoding DUF397 domain-containing protein, with the protein MGRTDEHYNGMPAAAIQSPHPAQKAVKSQGLGECVMMQRLPDGRVAVFHQKDATGPALVFTRAEVDAWLDGAKKEEFDHLLG; encoded by the coding sequence ATGGGCCGTACGGACGAGCACTACAACGGAATGCCGGCAGCCGCGATCCAGTCGCCCCACCCCGCGCAGAAGGCGGTGAAGAGCCAGGGGCTCGGTGAGTGCGTGATGATGCAGCGCCTGCCCGACGGCCGGGTGGCGGTGTTCCACCAGAAGGACGCCACGGGGCCGGCGCTGGTCTTCACCCGGGCCGAGGTCGACGCCTGGCTGGACGGCGCGAAGAAGGAGGAGTTCGACCACTTGCTGGGCTGA